The genomic window AGATAACGAAAatgatgttagataacgaaatttcgttttGTTTGGTTTGCGATAAAccttcagattgtggtagtggcgccccctgcgcagagtttcgcgtaatattccctataagGTACAACCTACAAGGTACATATCTAAGAAAATACATCTTAGAATAAAAAGGTTTAAGATGTCAGCGAAAACCGGCAGCGGCGATGGTGCCTGTTATAAGTACGTTTACCCTAAtcatataataggatagagcggtacatGGCGGTACTgtagtagtaaattttgtagccacaataaattcactgccatctattgacatacggttaaaactaaaaatgaagatgtataaaaataccataaaatgtatttatatatggataaatgatttttttatttgcattaattatttttaatatgattttgacccatgtcatgttctttcactaaaatacgttaaaattgttaaataacaaaggaagccgtcaatgccctctatacgagagtaggtcaaaAGTAGTTCGTggaacgttttttccttagaccaggggtcggcaaccttttagcagccaagggccacatagcggttagcaaaattgcagcgggccgcacactgttaataattcgtgaatttattagacaaaaggtactacattgtcaTTTGTCAAAAAGGACttcttttaatatacattttcatGCAAAAGAGTGCCGAAATTCAGATCGCGCCTAGCGagttcttacatacagggcgcccctcatcgtcttacatgcagggctcctgcggcgtccctcacagttattcagcgcgcttcgcgcgctcttacatgcagggcgcttgcggcgtccctcacagttattcagcgccattcgcgcgctcttacatacacacTTAAAGGTCAGGCGGAGCCGGACAttcatcgcgcttggcgcgctcttacatgcagggcgcctgcggcgtccctcacagttattcagcgcgcgaaagcgcgctcttacatgcagggcgcctgcggcgttcctcacagttattcagcgcccttcgcgcgctcttacatacagggcgcctgcggcgtccctcacactTAAAAGTCGGGCGAAGCCCGGCATTCAGCGATGCGCGcttttacatgcagggcgcctgcgcctgcttttacatacagggcgcccttaaaggtcgggcgaagcccgacatccAGCGAACCctccacacttaaaggtcgggcgaaacccgacattcagcgcgcttggcgcgctcttacatgcagggcgcctgcggcgcctctcacagttattcagcgcgcgaaagcgcgctcttacatgcagggcgcctgcggcgctccTTACACTTAAATGttgggcgaagcccgacattcatcgcgcttggcgcgctctgacatgcagggcgcctgcggcacTCCTTACACTTAAatgtcgggcgaagcccgacgtTCATCGTgcttggcgcgctcttacatgcagggcgcctgcggtgttcctcacagttattcagcgcccttcgcgcgctcttacatacaggccGCCTGCGGCGCCCCTCGCACTTAAAAGTCGGGCGAAGCCCGGCATTCAGCGATGCGCGcttttacatgcagggcgcctgcgcctgcttttacatacagggcgcctgcgctTGCTTTAACATACAGGGCGcccttaaaggtcgggcgaagcccgacatccAGCGAACCctccacacttaaaggtcggacgaaacccgacattcagcgtgcttcgcgcgctcttacattgcgATAGGCAGACACTCATATTGGCACGTCTGTGCATATTGAGTGATCGGCACATTTAAAGTAGATCTTGTGATAACCCAACCCAActtcaaataattaaattgaaatgaaagacttttctttttcactcgatcactttagtgacgtaggactgatgtaacccggaggctcgcgggccgcaagcgaGGGGTTCGCGGGCcgccggttgccgacccctgccttagactgtatatccatctattacggagttatatctgtacAAGGTCTCCGAAGTTTTGCCACTGGATCATAGTGGCCAGGCCTTCAGCTAGTTCAGCTCTCCTGCTCCTTTTTTGCGGGCCGGATTGTTTGCAAGTATCATGTTTGTTACAACATAAAaacgtaatatacctataacaaaaattaaatacacaaaatataacCTACCTACCCCTTCTGCCTTAGTTTGGAGACCCCCCACTTAATCGTGGAGTAGATCCCCCTACTCTAATAATTCTTGTTTCAGCCCAAGTCCTACGAGTTTGGGTACTCCGTGAAGGACGCGCAATCTGGCAACGACTACGGCCGACGTGAGAGCTCAGATGGAAACGTAGTGAGAGGAGAATACAGAGTGGCTCTGCCTGACGGGCGCACGCAAATTGGTAACGTATTACCGTACAATAAAGTTGGATTTAGAATGACACGACTACGACCGACGAGAGAGCTCAGATGGCAACGTAGTGAGATTGAAAGAATACTGAGTGGCTCTGCCTGACGGGCGCACGCAAATTGGTAATGTATTACCGTACAATAAAGTTGGATTTAGAATGACACGACTACGACCGACGAGAGAGCTCAGATGGCAACGTAAGTGAGATTGAAAGAATACTGAGTGGCTCTGCCTGACGGGCGCACGCAAATTGGTAATGTATTACCGTACAATAAAGTTGGATTTAgaatgaatagaatagaatagaaagttctttattgtttatcatttttgttacatacaaatatGTCCGCCAAAGGGGTGTGTCCTTAATGCAAGTAATAAAGAGATGGCAATGGCAACGTGGTGAGAAGGGAATATAGTGGCGCTGTAGGGCGGACGCACGCAGATTGGTAACGTGTTAACTTACATTAAGGTTGGATTTAGAATGATATGAAATTCTGCTTTTAATCGTTTTGAATTTAGTAAATGTTAGAGcatttcagttcagtttttgtaAAAAGTGAAGTCAAAATACGACTGTCagtctatttttagggttccgtagccaaatggcaaaaaacggaacccttatggattcgtcatgtctgtctgtctgtctgtctgtccgtccgtatgtcacagccacttttttccgaaactataagaactatactttTGAAACCTGGTAAGTacatgtattctgtgaaccgcattaagattttcacacaaaaatagaaaaaaaccaagaaattttgggggttccccatacttacaAGTTGTAAGTATAGTTCTGTAAGTTACaactgaaacacaaaaaaattttttcttcaaacccatacgtgtgggatatctatggataggtcttcaaaaatgatattgaggtttctaatatcatttttttctaaactgaatagtttgcgcgagagacacttccaaagtggtaaaaggggggggggggggctgtaacttctaaaataagagaatgataaaactaaaaaaattatatgatgTACATTCCATCCAAACAAATCCAtccaaacttccaccgaaaattggtttgaacgaaatttagtaagtatagtttttttaatacgtcataaatcgtaaaccgcaatttacctttcattcaatcaactcaaatataaaagtggggctcccataccacagacgcgatttttttgcctttttttgcgtaatggtacggaacccttagtgcgcgagtccaactcgcacttggccggttattttttattgttaacaaGCGAAAAAATGGCGAAAAAGCAATATACTTActgcaaaatataaataataagaaaCTTGTCAAAATGGCATACTACCtatctaaataaatatgggTTCAATGGTGGTGGTGATGGGTATGGATAAAAAAATCTGCTATTCTTTTGTTCCATCCGTTCCGTTCCGACCATGCTGTGAGATCATAAGTGTACGGCCTCAGTAGCAAGCGTttagcggagcgttcggcgggggcggggcgggcAGCGTCACGTAAAACGGCAAAGACCTATGTAAAGCGTGCCCTGGTGCGTGCGCTTTGCATTTGTTTGCTATGAACACCTCACGCTCTACTCCACTGAACGCTTAGCTCAGTTTTATTACGCGTTGTTGCGTCTAGTGCCTAATTCGTATGTTGAACCTTGGAGATCTAGACTGCTGAATAAAATGATACGAGTGGACCGTAAACACTAATTTTAATTGCAGTAGTTACAAGATTAATTTTAACGCGACGCGACATGTGTCGTTCCGCAAGCCATACGCGAGCCGTTGTTTCGAATCTGACGTCCCCCCGCGGACCGGCCCCCGGGCCCGTCGCCGGCTAACCGGTCCGGTGTCGTCAAGGTGGACGTCATCGCTGTTGCTTGGGCAGTTAATTTGATGCGGCGGCGGGTTTGTCGCCAATAcgcgtataatttttttttggaaaggTGTGAGATATTTAGCTCAAAATTGCTGTTTATTTCTAGTGACATACCATGCTGACTGGCAGACAGGCTTCCACGCTGACGTCAGGTATGAGGGCGAGGCGCGGTACCCCGAACCTACTAGGAACCAGAACCAAGGTGAGAACTTTCTTCTTAGTCGTTACACTTGGCAGTGGCCGCTTTGGTAATTTAAACgaataaggtgcgttggggtaagattgaaagggttttccTTGAGGGGTAAGTtacccgtaatgcttcggcatacggacgattttttgtcttacccctaataaaaaaccctttcaatcttacccaaATCCACCTTAGCAGAAAGAGAACGTGCTATTCGGTTCGGTAGGAAAGGGACAGCATGTTTAGTTACCCTCAGTTCTGTCAAATGTCGGGTTTGTAAGACAGCAAGCCTGTACGAAGTACTACTTATTAGATATGTAATCCTACCTTTACTTTATTTCAGGCTACAACTATCAACAACCGTCAGACTTCAGCGGTTCTTTGACCGGGTTCGGATCCCGCCCCTCCACCGCCTACGGACCTCCCGGCTATCATTGACCACCAAATATGTTTAGTTAGTTATAATAAGCAAAGATCTTATACAACAGAAAAGGGAGGGTGAAGACCGGCGCCTACGGTCCCGGCTAACAACCACCaccaaatatatttaaatagttgTAATGTAAGCAAAACCTCGTACAGGGTGAACGGGCTTCGCGCAGTACGGATCAAACGAGTCCTTAAAAGCTACCGATGGTATACGTGGTATAGCGAAAATTTAATAGTCTCCTCCGCACGACGGCGACGGCTAATAGCCATGGAAAATGTATTCTtgcgtaaaaaaattaataataatggcattaagagccaacaggagccgagcccgaactcaattttgagatttgaaagagaatatcgccgtcgcgctgacggggccTTCGCCCACCGCCTTGCACTTAGGAGGGggcctcgcaaagccaaccttttctttttattaccttgggaaaacacattaaaaagggcctcgcagatgtggtTTTCGCTCACGGCTAGATTgattcacgctacgccactggccAATATTTAATCTAGGAATACACGTGCAGATGTGTCCGTCAGACAGgtctgtaagtacctatatatcccTTTCTTTACTACCTATAAGTACTGCAAGTTACAACTTAGATTGTGATGATCCGTAGGCAGGAAAAGGAACATGCGACATAGATGCAGTACAAATAGTAAATTCTTAAGATTACAGTACAAAATaccttgtattttttacgtgataAAAGTGTTACCagtattttatattaacaaGTTATTTAAGACTTTTGTACCAGTAttattttgtaagaaaataaaatgcgAGAATATgacacgtttttttatttatcaatcaAACAATATAACTCACTCAACAATCTACAATCCCTtgtatttaaaaagttattcGGTTACGTTTATAATTTTCATTCCACGATTCCCACGTAGGCACAATAGAAAATattgataggtacctatatgtatagtgAATATATGTAATCTATATATTGcattacatacctacatgtaaagtattgaaaaatacatttattccgaattactttataaatacataatatacatattttataacgaGTAAAACTTTTGCTATGCAAATAACGAAGTTATTTAAAccaatatttgtgccattctcaaccaaaagggtacttattgtcgcttgtcaataaggtgctatttccataaagattgaatttgaaatcaacctttaCTAccaccgacaatgtggtaccttttagttgaaaacgtcacatttataaattataatttaattacatgggTTCATAATATTAGAATATGCCCGGCCGCAGCATGGACGCACGCGACCGACGGGGTGGCAAGCGGCCAAGCCAGCAAATCAAGGCCATTTATATACTTTGCCCTCGACCAAAATGGTGACTACTTTGATTAGCCGTTCGCCGCGCCGTTCCGCCGATTGCGTGTGGACTGATGTGGTCAGACGCGGGCCGCGGCCTTAGTGTGTTGTCAATgcaaatagagttagaccaagaaaagtcgcAGTTCACAGTGCAAGTATTGTTTTAAacctcaaacttctatgaaattatgacgtataaatgacacttgcactgcggtgctatcaaaatcgttgcagacttctcttggtctaactctaacggCGTAGTATGCTAATAACGGACTTAACGGAGTAAGTTAACCCAATGTCAAATCGAATGAGGTTATGGGTTCCGTTCCATATTTCCATATaatcaaagatatatataactccgtaatagatggatacagtctaaggaaaaaacgtaaccacagtaaattcactgccatctatcgacacactttaaaactaaaaataaagatatataaaatacgataaaatgtatttaaatatggataaatgtttttttttatttgcattatataattatttttattattttgactcatgttctctcactgatatgcgttaaaattgttaaataacaaacgaaaccgtcaacgccatctatacgacagtagacgaaagctagtagcgccctctgatcgagagtcaaattttcttgattttcgaggcacgttttttccttagactgtatccattccatctattacggagttatatatatctttgatatGAATATCGAACCCATATGAAGGTATAAGAcaccataatgtttattttatttttgattgagtttttttttgttaacatgGCTGTACCCATTTTGAACAAGACGGAGCTTATCATCACATTTATTTTACCCCTTTAACCTCATTCGATTTGACATTGGGTTAACTTACTCtgttatttggggcattttctttgaaaagggaccttattgtcgatagcgcttacgacgcacagcgtcgcgcggcattgtatttatatcggagcattgtttataatggcgtaagcgccatcgacaatagtccctttttataggaaataccacatttgcAATTACTACTGCGTTATTTGCATTGACAACACACTAAGGCCGCGTCTGACCACACGCAACCGGCGGAGCGGCGAACGGCAAATTAAAGTAGTCAAATTTTAGTTGAGCGCAAAGCGCAATGTATAACATATAATTAAATGGCCTTGATTTGCCGACTTGGCCGCTCGCGCGGCCTAAAAGTTTATTGGGATTTTTCGGACATATTCTAATATTATGGAcccatgtaattaaattataaatattggtTTAACTCCGTTATTTAATTGCATATATTAGCAAAAGTTTTACTATTTATTGGCGCATTTTTAATCTTCCTCGCACATCTCAAATCCTCCTGAAAACTATCCGAATTTGGTACTGCCATACCGACGGGCAAATTTAATTGTTCCAAATATTTAGCGTAATGTCCTCCCCAGGTGGCTATCCCTAtaagttttttagttttctcTTCCATTACAACGTGTCCTTCTCCAGCGAGCCGTTTGCTACATTTGCGCCTGTCATACCCCTGCATAAGATTGCATGTATGGAAACATGGCACGAAATAGTGATTACTAAAATATCTTGATTTCTCTTGTAAAATGTCTGTATTGAACAAATGTTGGCATAAAAAGGGGCTCATGTAGATATTTGCTTGATACAAAGTCCCAGGCCCAGGTTGAgtttttttctgaaaattttGAGGTCtttgttaaatttattattaaatactgaCACTATACTTACCTAAAACGGGAATAGGTACCATGATTAGGTAATGCTAGTTTATAAATGAGAAAAAGTTTCAATTTAACCAATGGAATAAAAAAagagttatttgttttacaagggggcaaagttgtcgtttaacctctagtgctaatattgattcccgagcaagcgaaagattgcaaaactgaaccacgagcgtagcgagtggttcgaaaaatgtaatcttgagcgttgctaTGGTTTCAATTTCAAGGCTCGTGGGGtttaacaaattttgccacccagccagtgaaacacaaaaattttcaccacaccaacgcaaggaaaatattaactctaaaatatcaaacaaaatcaaagcaaattgattcaaaatgaatgttattaaatatttatcattcaaaatcatcatttaaaagtcaattctaccagccaacataaggaaataacaactaaaaatttgcatttgattagtttgccccacatgtggattaaatgcaactttctcatccgtttttgaacaatcaagagagcctttaccagttggtgtggtgaaaaattataaatcggTCCGGGCGTAGgcaccttaaaataaaaataacttcctaacaaacttacttactttattgaCAAATCCTACCGCAGTACCCTTGATCTCACCCATCTTACTGAGCCAGAAGTAATTCTTATCTGTCCTCGTGAACTTCTTATTGTCCTGTTTGTCAAACACTTTAACTGTCTTCCATTTGTGGTTAGTTTTCTTGACGACGATGAAGCCTATGTCGTCAAACATCTGTTTCGTCGGTTTCGAGGGCACTACGAAGGCTATGGGACGAAGTCTGGCGCCTTGGTTGATCACAGTTGTTAAAGACAATTTTGCCCTAGaaacaatgttttattattcCCTTAAGAGGAGTCTAAAAACTAACCGAGTTTTAAAGACTCTGCTGAATATTTTAGCGATAACATAAGACACATGGAACGATAAACGATAGACCGGATGGTGATGGAACACACGACGCGCACACAATAGCCACCACTGTAAGTGCCAATTTAAACATATCTTGCTTTGTATAAATGAACTTTTTAGCTTTAACTAGTTTTTAAGACAGTGCTACGCCCTTGCAGGGTGACCGTGTACCAAATCTGTATGTAACACCTTTTATAACCATGGttttttgcatgaaataaatgaaattaataactaatcGAGGGTGAACGGTAAATGACTCAACCCGCTAACCCAATAGAAATCGGCatgtaataaaattacagcTATGTCAAGCGATCAAACTTCAgtcaatatttaaattttcagatACTGCACTTACTGGTAAATACAGCGAGCGGCAGTAACAAATATCCTGTCTTCTATACAAGCCGCCGTGCACAGGTAAGGATAATCCTTGTCCGTGGAATGCACAACGCGAGCTATCCACGGATACTTCTTCTCTTCAGTCTTATCTGCATTGTTTTGTTCACTTCTTAATAGACTGAAAACTGAGAAAAATTCGTGAAATGCAAGtgtaggtatagtatgaatattatgaattatctcagatgattgtTTCGGGCTCgtgccctaatctgttaaacacatgctttttcccctcactagctcggaaagccgtcttttatcctttaaaacaagcggggaaaaaggcattttatccactagtggggaaagtaatttgaccttggatggagcgtgtttaagtagcttttgacagataacaaaacgtaaaacgctcataataatggtacGTTcggtattaattatcataaataaatggtttgagaattaaataaaaaataccaaatttagctttatttaatgattttaagtcataaaccttaaattccataagaaatatttgtttttttaaatgatgttgaatgtaattctgaacgcacaagttgagtcgatgcaatttcaaaacgcttcgtcagaaatgtcaacattgtcaacaaaaattttctcaccgactccgacacgtaaaaatacacaacttccagatttttctgttataatatcgtattatcgtaaaaaatgagtgattccagtgatgaagatgatctaacgcctatggatgttgcactttcctcgctatagtgagggcaaaagttttgtattacacacgggtgcaaatgtattttacttctcgtgtgttgaaacactcgcgggtaaaatacaactttgcacccttgtataacaaataactaatgtttAACAGATTGGGCCCGAgccccgagcccgaaaaaatcatctgagataattcatactatatatataggctacggagactgcttaacatcaggcgggccgtatgcttgtttgccaccgagtaTTAAAAAACTATACGCTCTTAGATCTGAGTTAACGTGTAGCGGGAAGATTGACGTTAATGTAAACGTTCTGGCGCTGGTCGCCACGCTGCCCGCCCCGCCAAACGCTCCGCTCGTCACTCAGGCCGTACCTACACAgctatgttttaatttaatatgtctatccAGCTACCGATCGCAAACAACAAAATCCGAATATAGGtggcaggggcgtagctagaggaaatggcgcccggggcaggcaccaaatttgcgccccccccaaacctcatctgtgaaaatttcaattgtctagctatcacggttcatgagatacagcctggtgacagacagacggacagcggagtcttagtaatagggtcccgtttttaccctttgggtacggaaccctaaaaactataaaattaagcCAAAGTTGGTTAttgccaaaaaaatattttttgtacctacttttgcATACAAAATGAAAGTTCCTAAAATTGTTTCTTTGAAAATCGCAATAAAAACAAACCGGATGTGTAATCATTTTTTCTtcagattcttacgtaataacATTAAACAGGGGCTGGGGGTTGGCCTATTCTTATTTTGTCTTACATAGGTGAGGGAGGGGGTTAAAatctggcaaaaatcgtcttctacatagtataaaacaaagtcgtttcctgctgtctgtctgtccctatgtatgcttagatctttaaaactacgcaacggattttgatggaattcaagaggaaggtttatatagtTGGTATTAtgagtaccaaagatagatataactccgtaatgacGAGTCCTTATAGTTTTTTGGTTTAGTACTCATGagtacttatagttttttttttgacagattttgaccccctccctcccctatcTACTCTACTCATCCTTTTATTTTGGGTGCTagttgctagtactagtgtaaaacaaagatagCATGATTgtctctgtctatattttaaatgagacaCTCTTGACTCCTTTGACCATagcctttgacaaactatatgtataatataatacaatactaATTACTtgtaattactaagactccgctgtccgtctgtctgtcgccaggctgtatctcatgaaccgtgatagctagacagttgaaattttcacagatgatgtatttctgttgccgctataacaacaaatacaacaaagtacggaaccctcggtgcgcgagtccgactcgcacttggccggtttattataaatgAATGGCGACATAGACAAGATACATTTCTATCTCATTTGAAAAAACAAAAGATCTAAGTACGCGTGTTAAGGGGATTTCACATTGcaaatcattaaaattaaaattgaaaacaaaaataagtaGTATACCTATGTCGGGCTCCTGTTGAATGGGAAAGCGGTCTTAACACTTTCAGagccaagcgccccatttccAATACATAATGATAATGAACAAGTGTCTTTGGCAGTAAATGTGTTAAGATGAGAAGGGTTACATAAGAAACAGAAACTTACCAGTTTTACTCAAGGAAGGTTTTTTTGGCAAGTTAGTCGGAACAACTTTTACTTGTCCAGGAGTAGTCTTCTTAGTCCTTTTAATTTTTCTAGTTGGTTTTTTAGTtgggtttttagttttttgtcttAACCATACCGAAGGAGAGTGATAGTCCGGATATTCGATCTGGCTCTCTCGTGATAATATAGCGTTACGATCCGGAGATCCGGAATCATCGAAATACGAAGATATGCACGGTAAtagtaataatacaaaaatcaaataagCGTCCATTTTAACTGCAAATGCTGGAAATGAAATTGGAtcgaaaataacataaaatctAGCTATAGCGTAAGAATTGCGACACAAAATCAATCCTACTAATATTATGATGCATTCACGTTACATGCAGATTCTCACGCCGCTCCCTtccctccctgtcacacttacacaCTAACGTACGTACgtaacgtacgtacgtacgtacttaCGTactaatttacaagtgcgacagaggcaacacgtcgaacgcggTTTGCGGTAGGCCCGCAGGACATCGCTATAcgtgcatagcgctgtctcACTCACACACAGGAGCGGTGTTCAGATCCGCAAGTGGTGACCAGAATCGTAAAATTTATGAAACTTACTGTGAAACATGAAGGAACACGTGACGAAAAATTGCAATAGTTTTAACACTCAACAGTTTCAACACCAATCCATCCACATACTATCCATcgatactaatccatactaatattataaatgcgaaagtctgtctgtctgtgtgttccctcttcacgcttaaaccgctgaatcgatttagatgaaatttggcatagagataggttgagtccctgagaagaacataggatagtttttatcccgaaaatcattcctttaagaaagtaaaaagcggggtggaattgagataattaacgaagtgcctgctaatttgtgtgcataatatgctcaaatttagattgctatgagaatttttccaggcgctattcttactctagctgcggttactaagtccacgcagacgaagtcgcgggcaaaagctagtcatattataaatgcgaaagtgtgtctgtctgtctgttacctcttcacgcttaaacagctgaacggatttagttgaaatttggcatagagatagtttgagtcccggggaaggacataggatagtttttatgtcggaaatcatccctaaagaggatgaaaaggggggtggacatttaaaaattaatgaattgcctgttaattggtaagcaattaagcatattaggcttaaaattattgccattagattttgtccaggcgctatactgctggaactaattccacgcagacgaagctaATAGCTATTAGTTTGgtataaagatagtttgagtcccggggaaggacatagggtatagtttttagggttccgtacgcaatgggtaaaaacgggaccctattactaagactccactgttcgtctgtctgtctgccaccaggctgtatcttatgaatcgtgacagctagacagttgaaattttcacagatgatgtaggtatttctgttgccgctataacaacaaatac from Cydia strobilella chromosome 23, ilCydStro3.1, whole genome shotgun sequence includes these protein-coding regions:
- the LOC134751708 gene encoding uncharacterized protein LOC134751708, with product MITHPGTSPKQSSEIIHNIHTIPTLAFHEFFSVFSLLRSEQNNADKTEEKKYPWIARVVHSTDKDYPYLCTAACIEDRIFVTAARCIYQAKLSLTTVINQGARLRPIAFVVPSKPTKQMFDDIGFIVVKKTNHKWKTVKVFDKQDNKKFTRTDKNYFWLSKMGEIKGTAVGFVNKTFYKRNQDILVITISCHVSIHAILCRGMTGANVANGSLEKDTL
- the LOC134751898 gene encoding pro-resilin-like, with the translated sequence MAFFKALNLLLLATLASSEPPVRYNYRGRSTFQNSEYNTPSNTYLPPVETELSSPSNSYLPPSSFGGQYEDHNHGHDHGHGHDHEVPKSYEFGYSVKDAQSGNDYGRRESSDGNVVRGEYRVALPDGRTQIVTYHADWQTGFHADVRYEGEARYPEPTRNQNQGYNYQQPSDFSGSLTGFGSRPSTAYGPPGYH